One Sphingomonas sp. SUN039 genomic window carries:
- a CDS encoding DUF4129 domain-containing protein produces the protein MAGVGPGVGSAAERAAIDGRFDAAHRALIADKSIQFDLAPMASRTPPKLPEWLRWIGDFLQWLSPAFPYIFWGAIILAVLTVLYFVLSNVDGFEWPWARGSRDRNAVIEEDWRPEEGAARALLAEAEALAAQGRYAEAARLLLLRSVEDISRRLPQFLKPSLTARDIAAAQELPGAARPAFDAIARVVEVSAFGSRSVNEAAWAECRAAYARFATPATWSAAHG, from the coding sequence GTGGCAGGTGTCGGACCAGGAGTAGGGAGTGCGGCGGAGCGTGCAGCGATCGATGGCCGCTTCGATGCCGCGCACCGCGCGCTGATCGCCGACAAGAGCATCCAGTTCGATCTGGCGCCTATGGCTTCGCGCACCCCGCCGAAACTGCCCGAATGGCTGCGCTGGATCGGCGATTTCCTGCAATGGCTGTCCCCGGCTTTCCCCTATATTTTTTGGGGCGCGATCATCCTGGCGGTGCTGACAGTGCTCTATTTCGTGCTGTCGAACGTCGACGGGTTCGAATGGCCGTGGGCGCGCGGATCGCGAGACCGCAACGCTGTGATCGAAGAGGACTGGCGGCCCGAAGAGGGTGCCGCGCGCGCGTTGCTCGCGGAAGCCGAGGCGCTGGCGGCGCAGGGCCGATATGCGGAAGCCGCGCGGTTGCTGCTGCTCCGGAGCGTCGAGGATATTTCGCGCCGCCTGCCCCAATTCCTGAAACCCTCGCTGACTGCACGTGACATTGCTGCCGCCCAGGAATTGCCGGGGGCGGCCCGTCCCGCGTTCGATGCCATTGCCCGCGTCGTCGAGGTCAGCGCCTTCGGCAGCCGGTCGGTCAACGAGGCCGCCTGGGCCGAGTGCCGCGCTGCCTATGCCCGCTTCGCCACGCCCGCGACCTGGAGTGCGGCGCATGGCTGA